One window from the genome of Cryptomeria japonica chromosome 6, Sugi_1.0, whole genome shotgun sequence encodes:
- the LOC131069933 gene encoding ethylene-responsive transcription factor 13, whose translation MCFLDNEAAQTVSTMATLEEFLLKEEYSLSPLHVTTGFSTDPKIFTEDEQYSAIPNSEDNFSHSSVLLSPNFSSLFPKFQSRDRNYTFEEAANSGWKSENTSSGGENEARAVHYRGVRRTKSGGKYYAEIRNPDKKGSRFWLGTFSTAEAAAAAYDRAAFQMRGGRALLNFPLNVESGCYLDPYSESYTSYSPLSSPNKRRKNGKDEKSTADL comes from the coding sequence ATGTGTTTTCTGGATAATGAAGCCGCGCAGACAGTGAGCACAATGGCGACTCTTGAGGAGTTTCTGCTTAAGGAGGAATACTCCTTATCACCTCTACATGTGACCACGGGCTTTAGTACAGATCCTAAAATCTTCACGGAGGACGAACAGTACTCTGCGATTCCAAATTCCGAAGATAATTTTTCGCACTCCTCTGTTCTTCTTTCTCCAAATTTCTCCTCATTATTCCCCAAATTTCAGTCAAGGGACAGAAATTATACATTTGAGGAAGCTGCAAATAGCGGTTGGAAGTCAGAGAACACTTCGTCAGGAGGTGAAAATGAGGCGAGAGCGGTGCATTACAGAGGAGTGAGGCGAACGAAATCGGGAGGAAAATATTATGCGGAGATTCGAAACCCTGACAAGAAAGGTTCCAGGTTTTGGCTTGGCACTTTTAGTACGGCGGAAGCGGCGGCGGCGGCATATGACCGTGCAGCGTTCCAGATGCGCGGAGGCAGAGCTCTTCTAAATTTTCCGCTCAACGTTGAATCTGGATGTTATTTGGATCCCTACTCTGAATCTTATACTTCATACTCTCCTTTAAGCTCACCAAATAAAAGGAGAAAAAATGGAAAAGATGAAAAGAGCACCGCAGATTTGTAA